A window of the Vigna angularis cultivar LongXiaoDou No.4 chromosome 3, ASM1680809v1, whole genome shotgun sequence genome harbors these coding sequences:
- the LOC108322059 gene encoding putative fasciclin-like arabinogalactan protein 20: protein MASSLALLFFIPSFVLSSFCHALPREAVFDAADVLLDSGFVSMALTLEVVAERLLEQSPSATVFAPSDSAFKKSGQPSLDLLRFHLAPLPLTPSSLRLLSAGARIPTMLPGQSLTVTTSPSDRATSINNIKLTPSPIYDDGFLLVYGIDRFFDPNFQFNGQGPSSDSNSFCSAKNRTSGASDSFNRAIQTLKSGGYSAVASFLGMQLSGVAEPNGITVFAPADDSVMNRIGDFDQYPSFFRRHVVPCRFLWNDLVNFGDGFMLPTFLDGFSINITRSDGVLILNGVPVLFPDLFFNDRVVVHGVSDILVAQDETFQENQKNLFDPFEF from the coding sequence ATGGCGTCCTCGCTCGCGCTCCTCTTCTTCATCCCCTCCTTCGTCTTATCCTCTTTCTGTCATGCACTACCGCGCGAAGCCGTATTTGACGCCGCCGATGTCCTCTTGGATTCAGGGTTCGTGTCTATGGCTCTAACACTAGAAGTCGTTGCCGAAAGGCTTCTAGAGCAGTCTCCTTCTGCCACCGTCTTCGCTCCCTCCGATTCCGCGTTCAAGAAATCTGGCCAGCCGTCCCTTGACCTCCTCCGCTTCCACCTCGCGCCGCTCCCGCTCACCCCGTCCAGTCTCCGCCTCCTAAGCGCCGGCGCAAGGATCCCGACAATGCTCCCCGGCCAGTCTCTCACCGTCACAACCTCTCCATCCGATCGCGCAACCTCCATTAACAACATAAAACTCACGCCATCACCAATCTACGACGATGGTTTTCTTTTAGTCTACGGCATTGACAGGTTCTTTGATCCTAACTTTCAATTTAACGGTCAAGGTCCTAGTTCTGATTCGAACTCCTTTTGTTCTGCCAAGAACCGCACCTCTGGTGCTTCCGATTCCTTTAACCGAGCCATCCAAACCCTAAAAAGTGGTGGATACTCCGCTGTGGCTTCGTTTCTTGGAATGCAGCTATCCGGTGTCGCGGAGCCAAACGGAATCACTGTGTTCGCTCCGGCGGACGACTCGGTGATGAACCGCATAGGCGATTTCGACCAGTATCCTTCGTTCTTTCGCCGGCACGTCGTACCGTGCCGGTTTCTGTGGAACGATCTCGTGAATTTCGGCGACGGATTTATGTTGCCGACGTTCTTGGATGGATTCAGCATCAACATCACCAGATCTGACGGCGTTTTGATTCTTAACGGAGTTCCGGTGTTATTTCCTGATCTATTCTTTAACGACAGGGTCGTGGTTCACGGTGTTAGCGATATTCTGGTGGCACAAGACGAAACGTTTCaagaaaaccagaaaaacctGTTTGACCCTTTTGAATTTTGA